A single window of Chitinophaga sp. XS-30 DNA harbors:
- the kbl gene encoding glycine C-acetyltransferase yields the protein MNQDFIKRLQQELEEIQAAGLYKHERIITSEQGAEISVGGKTVINLCANNYLGLSSHPKVVAAAKEAIDTHGYGMSSVRFICGTQDIHRELEQKISRFLGMEDTILYVAAFDANGGVFEPLFSEQDAIISDALNHASIIDGVRLCKAQRFRYEHNNMADLEVKLQEAQGARSRIIVTDGSFSMDGTIAQLDKICDLADKYNAIVMSDESHSSGFLGKTGRGTHEYRNVMGRVDIITGTLGKALGGASGGFTSGSKATIDMLRQRSRPYLFSNSVAPSIVGASIAVLDMLSETTELRDKLESNTRYFREKMTAAGFDIKPGDHPIVPVMLYDAKLSQQFADRLLEEGIYVIGFFYPVVPKGQARIRVQLSAAHEQTHLDKAIAAFTKVGNELGVLKPAGA from the coding sequence ATGAACCAGGACTTTATAAAACGGTTACAACAGGAGCTGGAAGAGATCCAGGCTGCAGGGCTTTACAAGCATGAGCGGATCATTACATCGGAGCAGGGCGCCGAGATCTCCGTGGGCGGGAAGACCGTGATCAACCTCTGTGCGAACAACTACCTGGGCCTGTCGTCCCACCCCAAAGTGGTGGCAGCGGCCAAAGAAGCCATCGATACACACGGCTACGGCATGAGCAGCGTACGCTTCATTTGCGGCACGCAGGACATTCACCGGGAGCTGGAGCAAAAAATATCCCGCTTCCTCGGCATGGAAGACACCATCCTTTATGTAGCGGCCTTTGACGCCAACGGCGGCGTGTTCGAGCCCCTGTTCTCAGAGCAGGACGCCATCATTTCCGATGCCCTGAACCATGCCTCCATTATAGACGGCGTACGCCTCTGCAAAGCCCAGCGCTTCCGTTACGAACACAATAACATGGCGGACCTGGAGGTCAAACTGCAGGAAGCCCAGGGCGCCCGCAGCCGTATCATCGTAACGGACGGCTCATTCAGCATGGATGGTACCATTGCGCAGCTGGACAAGATCTGCGACCTGGCGGACAAGTACAATGCCATCGTCATGTCAGACGAAAGCCATTCCTCCGGCTTCCTCGGCAAAACCGGCCGCGGCACCCATGAATACCGCAATGTCATGGGCCGCGTGGATATTATCACCGGCACCCTCGGCAAAGCCCTCGGCGGCGCCTCCGGCGGCTTCACCAGCGGCAGCAAGGCCACCATCGATATGCTGCGCCAGCGGAGCAGGCCCTACCTGTTCTCCAATTCTGTAGCCCCCAGCATCGTCGGCGCTTCCATCGCCGTGCTGGATATGCTCAGCGAAACTACCGAACTGCGGGATAAACTGGAATCCAACACCCGGTACTTCCGGGAGAAAATGACGGCAGCCGGCTTCGATATCAAGCCCGGCGACCACCCGATCGTGCCCGTGATGCTCTATGACGCAAAACTCAGCCAGCAATTCGCAGACAGGCTGCTGGAGGAAGGTATCTACGTTATCGGGTTCTTCTACCCCGTAGTGCCCAAAGGCCAGGCCCGCATCCGCGTTCAGCTCAGCGCTGCGCACGAACAGACGCATCTTGACAAGGCCATTGCCGCTTTCACCAAAGTGGGCAATGAACTGGGCGTGCTGAAACCTGCCGGCGCCTGA
- a CDS encoding VWA domain-containing protein translates to MLRFQHTEYLWAFVLLIVLVLAFAWVTWWKRRSVRRIGDPVMVEKLFSGYSRRLFTIKFLLVFIAFFFGVAGLANLQKGSRLEKITRKGVDVIIALDVSKSMLATDAKPDRLTRAKQLVTRLMDKLDNDRVGLVVFAGNAYLQMPLTVDYSAARMYLNSITPDLIPRQGTEINEAIRISDEAFNKKERKHKALIIISDGEDHNEGAVAEAKKALENGVVINTVGIGSPTGAPLPDPAAGGLKKDRDGKTVISKLNEDALKSLASTGKGMYLHLMNNTDDVVEALAAKIDSMEQKEFGENVFSDYNSYFQYFLGICLLLILLEFFLPEGKKKKADADALPGLKTANAR, encoded by the coding sequence ATGTTAAGATTTCAACATACGGAATACCTCTGGGCATTTGTGCTCCTGATCGTACTGGTACTGGCATTTGCCTGGGTTACCTGGTGGAAAAGGCGCTCCGTGCGCCGCATAGGTGATCCGGTAATGGTAGAGAAACTATTCAGCGGATATTCCCGCCGCCTGTTCACGATCAAGTTCCTGCTGGTGTTCATCGCTTTTTTCTTTGGTGTGGCCGGCCTGGCCAACCTGCAGAAAGGCAGCCGGCTGGAAAAGATCACCCGTAAAGGCGTGGATGTCATTATAGCGCTGGATGTGAGCAAAAGCATGCTTGCCACCGATGCGAAACCCGACCGGCTGACCCGCGCCAAACAGCTGGTGACCCGACTCATGGATAAACTGGATAATGACCGGGTGGGCCTGGTGGTCTTTGCCGGGAACGCCTACCTGCAAATGCCGCTGACGGTAGACTATTCCGCGGCGCGCATGTACCTGAACAGCATTACGCCGGACCTGATTCCCAGGCAGGGCACCGAGATCAATGAGGCCATCCGTATCAGCGATGAAGCTTTCAACAAAAAGGAACGCAAACATAAAGCGCTGATCATCATTTCAGACGGGGAAGACCATAACGAAGGCGCCGTTGCCGAAGCCAAAAAAGCCCTGGAGAACGGCGTTGTGATCAACACTGTCGGCATAGGCTCCCCCACCGGCGCGCCTCTGCCCGATCCTGCCGCCGGCGGCCTGAAAAAAGACCGCGATGGAAAAACAGTGATCTCGAAACTGAATGAAGATGCCCTGAAATCCCTCGCTTCTACCGGCAAAGGCATGTACCTGCACCTGATGAACAACACAGATGATGTAGTGGAAGCGCTTGCCGCGAAGATCGACAGTATGGAACAAAAAGAATTCGGCGAAAACGTATTCTCTGACTATAACAGCTATTTTCAATACTTCCTGGGGATCTGCCTGCTACTGATCCTGCTCGAATTCTTTCTGCCGGAAGGCAAAAAGAAAAAAGCCGATGCAGATGCATTGCCGGGACTTAAAACCGCAAACGCCAGATGA
- a CDS encoding tetratricopeptide repeat protein, with protein sequence MMKYRFLHIPVAVIGLLLCSALAASAQEGTSKLIRKGNEQYKKQQYADAEASYKKALERNNKSIAGHYNLGNSLYEQKRYDAARQQYANTLKNEAGKDVKADANYNIGNTFMEGKKWEESIKSYKAALKANPADEQARYNLAYAQAMLKKQQQQGGGNNKDKNDKKDQQNQDKDKDKKDNQNKDQENKDQQDKKDQQKDKDQEKEQQQNQPKPSKLTQEEAKRLLQALAQQEKKLQEDKMKKAKASPGMVEKDW encoded by the coding sequence ATGATGAAGTACCGCTTTTTACATATACCCGTTGCCGTTATTGGCCTACTGCTTTGCTCCGCCCTTGCTGCATCCGCACAGGAAGGCACCAGCAAACTGATCCGGAAAGGAAACGAACAGTATAAAAAACAGCAGTATGCAGATGCCGAAGCCAGTTACAAGAAAGCACTGGAACGCAACAATAAATCCATTGCCGGGCACTACAACCTTGGTAATTCACTTTACGAGCAGAAACGATACGACGCGGCCCGCCAGCAATATGCCAACACGCTGAAAAACGAGGCCGGCAAAGACGTGAAAGCGGATGCCAATTATAACATCGGCAATACTTTCATGGAGGGCAAAAAATGGGAAGAAAGCATTAAAAGCTACAAGGCTGCGCTCAAAGCCAATCCTGCAGATGAACAGGCCCGTTATAACCTCGCCTACGCGCAGGCTATGCTGAAAAAACAGCAACAACAGGGCGGAGGAAATAATAAGGATAAAAACGATAAGAAAGACCAGCAGAATCAGGACAAGGATAAAGACAAGAAGGACAACCAGAATAAAGATCAGGAGAATAAAGACCAACAGGATAAAAAAGACCAGCAGAAAGACAAGGACCAGGAAAAAGAGCAGCAGCAGAATCAGCCCAAACCCAGCAAGCTGACGCAGGAAGAAGCCAAGCGCCTCCTGCAGGCCCTCGCACAGCAGGAGAAGAAATTACAGGAAGACAAGATGAAAAAGGCAAAGGCCAGTCCAGGCATGGTAGAAAAGGACTGGTAG
- the blaOXA gene encoding class D beta-lactamase — protein sequence MKPISLFMLAAALWLSACSPNNVKEVKSWEKYFSKYKLEGCFMVFDNGQGTFRAYNIDRAKQRFTPASTFKIFNSLVGLHTGAISDTNMIIPWDSISRPDQEWNQDLTMAQAFRLSSVPYYQEVARRIGRDTMQHWLDTVQYGNHIISKVDTFWLDNSLQISPDEELGLVKQLYFNQLPFQRRAQELVSALMLREETPKYKLAYKTGWGITGPKKIGWMVGWIEENKHPSFFVLNFETEDPALDIPAVREELMRSILTEEGFFKGEK from the coding sequence ATGAAACCGATCAGCCTGTTCATGCTTGCCGCCGCCCTCTGGCTCAGCGCCTGCTCGCCCAACAACGTCAAAGAAGTAAAAAGCTGGGAAAAATATTTTTCCAAATACAAGCTGGAAGGCTGCTTCATGGTGTTCGACAACGGTCAGGGCACTTTCAGGGCCTATAATATCGACCGGGCAAAACAGCGGTTCACCCCGGCATCCACCTTCAAGATATTTAATTCCCTGGTTGGCCTCCACACCGGCGCAATCAGCGATACCAATATGATCATTCCCTGGGACAGTATTTCCCGCCCGGACCAGGAATGGAACCAGGACCTCACCATGGCGCAGGCCTTTCGCCTGTCATCCGTGCCTTACTACCAGGAAGTGGCCCGCCGCATCGGCCGGGATACCATGCAGCACTGGCTGGATACCGTGCAATACGGCAACCATATCATCAGCAAGGTCGATACTTTCTGGCTGGACAATTCCCTGCAGATCTCTCCCGATGAGGAACTTGGCCTCGTCAAACAACTGTATTTCAACCAGCTTCCCTTCCAGCGCCGCGCGCAGGAACTGGTATCCGCCCTTATGCTGCGGGAAGAAACGCCGAAGTACAAACTGGCCTATAAAACAGGATGGGGCATTACCGGCCCGAAAAAGATCGGCTGGATGGTCGGCTGGATCGAAGAGAACAAACATCCCAGCTTTTTTGTGCTGAACTTTGAAACGGAAGATCCGGCCCTGGATATTCCCGCCGTCAGGGAAGAACTGATGCGCAGCATCCTCACTGAAGAAGGATTTTTCAAAGGGGAAAAGTAG
- a CDS encoding RNA polymerase sigma factor, protein MSEIAQKTCHRMTEKEYNKCVDLYSDNLFRFIVKNLENAEDSRDVVQNAFEILWKHNSDVPFEKAKSYLFTVAYHNMIDHVRKVKRITLVEEFKEEARISEQKVHNARNVIEKALKRLSDVQRSLILLKDYEGYSYEEIGEIMQLNPSQVKVYLHRARAHLKEYLVKMENVI, encoded by the coding sequence ATGTCGGAAATTGCACAAAAGACCTGCCACCGGATGACGGAAAAGGAGTACAACAAATGCGTGGATCTGTACAGCGATAACCTCTTCCGGTTCATTGTAAAGAACCTGGAAAATGCGGAAGATTCGAGGGACGTGGTACAGAACGCGTTTGAAATATTATGGAAGCATAATAGTGATGTGCCTTTTGAAAAGGCCAAGAGCTATTTGTTTACCGTAGCGTACCATAATATGATCGATCATGTGCGGAAAGTGAAGCGTATTACACTGGTGGAGGAATTCAAGGAAGAAGCGAGGATTTCCGAACAAAAAGTGCATAATGCACGTAATGTCATAGAAAAAGCCCTCAAAAGGCTGAGCGATGTACAGCGTTCCCTCATCCTGCTGAAGGATTATGAGGGTTACAGCTACGAGGAGATCGGGGAGATCATGCAACTAAACCCTTCGCAGGTAAAGGTATATTTGCACCGGGCAAGGGCCCATCTGAAGGAATACCTGGTTAAAATGGAAAACGTGATCTGA
- a CDS encoding outer membrane beta-barrel protein, translated as MKHKILLTLLTVILALGVKAQQTALDTIQIRGLIMVKGKDANGKSIFRAYQDTAYARKKLERNLHTRWLVFDVGFNNYRDRSDYSAAMIMSLYYPGQSNAIPVYADYLSNDKRYDYSGGALNTFAPRNASEPLTPSEFKLIPGKSMNFNIWLLMQRLNIHKHKLNLVYALGVEMNNYRYARSISYVPGYPTTIIRDSIEFSKNKLFAQYLTIPVMLNFNSNPARPGRSFELSLGFSGGYLLKSRTKQVSEERGKVRRTDDFNLNKWRFGLTGEIAYGPIKLYSNFALTPLHDYGLEQYPFAVGFRFNGF; from the coding sequence ATGAAGCATAAAATTTTACTCACTCTCCTTACCGTGATCCTGGCGCTGGGTGTTAAAGCCCAGCAGACAGCGCTGGATACGATACAGATCAGGGGACTGATCATGGTAAAAGGCAAGGACGCCAACGGGAAAAGCATATTCAGAGCTTACCAGGATACCGCCTATGCCCGCAAGAAACTGGAAAGGAACCTTCACACCCGCTGGCTGGTATTTGATGTGGGGTTCAATAATTACCGGGACCGCAGCGACTACAGCGCAGCGATGATCATGTCCCTTTATTACCCCGGGCAATCCAATGCCATCCCCGTTTACGCGGATTATCTCTCCAATGACAAAAGGTACGATTACTCCGGAGGAGCGCTGAACACCTTTGCGCCCCGTAATGCCAGCGAACCGCTGACACCCTCCGAGTTCAAGCTGATCCCCGGCAAGTCCATGAACTTCAATATCTGGCTGCTGATGCAACGGCTGAACATTCACAAGCATAAACTGAACCTCGTCTACGCCCTCGGGGTGGAAATGAATAATTACCGGTATGCCCGCAGCATCAGCTATGTGCCGGGCTACCCCACCACCATTATCCGGGATTCGATCGAGTTTTCAAAGAATAAACTGTTCGCGCAATACCTGACCATCCCCGTAATGCTCAATTTTAACTCCAATCCTGCACGCCCCGGCCGGTCATTTGAGCTGAGCCTTGGTTTTTCAGGCGGATATTTGCTGAAATCCCGTACCAAACAAGTGAGCGAGGAAAGAGGGAAAGTGCGGCGTACAGACGATTTCAACCTGAACAAATGGCGCTTTGGCCTCACGGGGGAGATCGCCTACGGCCCCATAAAGCTGTACAGCAACTTCGCGCTGACGCCTTTGCATGACTATGGCCTGGAGCAATATCCGTTTGCTGTAGGGTTCCGTTTTAATGGATTTTAG
- a CDS encoding anti-sigma factor: MSADINISNYESYLYCYVDGELNAEETAALERFIGANPQVRAELELLMATRLRPEVVVFDAKASLYRGSEIHVQNYEGYLLSYIDGELDPAEEEALEQFMASHPKVRQELVMWQGTKQHADPSIRFDDKSVLYRHSKSRTFRMRTAYWWAAAAMIAGVLAFLGLSDRFRDHQALTPLAGVEKVPPAANIEPYTTTDPEEQVPDSRVTVKGETLPPSAAPTAPDSRTATTVGEDIAAPAPPVLAQTTAKQGAATPRQQPEQPQQAVTKTATTTSSINLDNLHTAEKATALIDRQELDAALSATPKEVPGTEMLAAAKPRPSLDEQAPAALATPAPAAAEPGELILSVTGNGLESKVLDKVSNVARFFSKKKK; the protein is encoded by the coding sequence ATGTCGGCAGACATCAACATATCGAACTACGAAAGCTACCTCTACTGTTATGTGGACGGGGAGTTGAATGCGGAAGAAACGGCAGCCCTGGAACGCTTTATCGGCGCAAATCCCCAGGTACGTGCGGAGCTGGAGCTTCTCATGGCCACCCGCCTCCGGCCGGAAGTTGTCGTGTTTGACGCCAAGGCATCCCTCTATCGCGGCAGCGAAATACATGTACAGAACTACGAAGGATATTTACTGAGTTATATCGATGGTGAGCTTGATCCAGCGGAAGAAGAAGCCCTGGAACAATTCATGGCCAGCCATCCAAAAGTGCGGCAGGAGCTGGTGATGTGGCAGGGTACGAAGCAACATGCCGACCCGTCCATCAGATTTGATGATAAATCCGTTCTCTATCGCCACAGCAAGTCCCGGACATTCCGGATGCGTACGGCTTACTGGTGGGCTGCCGCAGCGATGATAGCCGGTGTGCTGGCTTTCCTGGGACTTTCCGACCGGTTTAGGGACCATCAGGCCCTTACACCCCTGGCAGGTGTTGAAAAAGTACCGCCCGCCGCCAATATCGAGCCGTACACAACAACTGATCCGGAAGAGCAGGTTCCCGATAGCCGCGTTACCGTGAAAGGGGAGACGTTGCCGCCATCAGCCGCGCCAACAGCGCCTGACAGCCGTACCGCGACTACCGTTGGTGAAGATATAGCAGCCCCGGCCCCTCCGGTTCTGGCGCAAACCACCGCTAAACAAGGAGCCGCTACACCCCGGCAACAACCGGAGCAGCCCCAACAGGCGGTAACAAAAACAGCAACAACAACATCATCAATAAACCTGGACAATCTCCATACCGCAGAGAAAGCAACGGCCCTGATCGACAGGCAGGAACTGGATGCAGCCCTCAGCGCCACGCCAAAAGAAGTGCCTGGAACGGAGATGCTGGCAGCGGCGAAGCCAAGACCGTCCCTCGACGAGCAAGCGCCGGCTGCATTGGCAACCCCAGCGCCGGCTGCGGCAGAACCGGGGGAGCTTATCCTCTCCGTTACCGGTAATGGGTTGGAAAGCAAGGTGTTAGATAAAGTATCCAACGTAGCAAGATTCTTTTCAAAGAAGAAAAAATAG